The following DNA comes from Anticarsia gemmatalis isolate Benzon Research Colony breed Stoneville strain chromosome 10, ilAntGemm2 primary, whole genome shotgun sequence.
cgaaaagaaataatattattatatctttatgatcCTGTTCCCCAGTTTATTTCgagattttttatcaaatttttgaACTAATAATTTGTAGACTGTTAGTCGAGTTTTAGAATGAGTGACATTAGTATTATTACTTGCATGGATTGTTGTCATTATCACATTGACGGACGACGGTATTGAGGTTATGaactaaatacaataataaaaaataacgaataCTTAACAAAATGCCTCAAACAGGAGCAACCAGGTACCAAAAGTTCCTCAAATCTGAGAAATCTAAAACGAAACTTAAGTCTAAAAAAGATTTGCCGAAAGGTACCAATGTAACCaagacaaattttaaaataaagaagatTGTTATCAAGGAACAACTAAAGAAGCATGGTGAATCAGAAGCTCTATCAACAAGAAAGTTAAACGTGAAAGAGTTATTATCTCGTCTAAATCATTTCAATACCCACTCCAGAACAGATGCTCTGAATGGCTTGAAGGAGTTAATCACATCACATCCTGCGGTTTTGGAACAGAATCTTGGAGACCTTGTTCATGGAATCACTCCATTAGTATTAAACATAGAAAAAATTGTAAGTGCTCAGGATATTCTATCATAACTGTTCTGCCCTAGATACATAGATACTAATAtgtaattgatatttattttgttatcgcACAAGATAGTGGGAATTgaactatataatatttaacattgttGTTGTAAATGATTTCGTTAATATTCGTTTTACTAGAAAGTCATAGTTTAGGCTGCcgcagtaaaaataattaattttttttatcgtatttttcaGGTTCGTCATGAGTCCCTAAAGGTATTACATCTAGTGCTATCAAATGCAGAAAATGGAAGAATAGATCCCTTTTTTGACATAATGTGCACATATTTAAGAAGTGCTATGACGCATATTGATGGCAGAATTCAAGAAGACTCACTTCTGTTCCTGGACACTCTACTTGTTTGTACACCACAGAAAGTTGCTCAGGACTTCCATAAAATTATACCCAACTTCTTGGATATGATTTCCAAATTAAGAGTTGACTCGAAGCCTGGAAGAACATTGACTGTCAATTTAGGAAGCCAAATCACTAGTGTAAAATGGAGAGTAAAAGTTTTGCATAGATTGCAAGACTATCTAAATCAATAtgttaaatacaataacattaatgATTATAAAGAGCAGATTAATGACACTACAAAGATATTCGATAGTTCCAAGCTGAATCACTATTCTTTATTCAACCCAATATGTATACAACAATGCCAGTTGTCTTGcttttcttcaaaaaattcACAAGAGTCTGCCCCATTAGATGAAGTTGAAAAGTTTAAGGAGTATGTTGACACTTTGATGCCATTGCTGTTTGAAACATGGTTAGAAGTGTGTCCTAATGTGAATTCagagaaaaatattgaaactgtTGTTAGTGAAGATGCAGCTTCTCTGCTGAAACATACTCTTGAAGTAATATCATTGATATGGAATCTTATCAAACATTTCAATTCTAAAAACCCAacttcaaatatattaaatatcttttcGCAAAAATACAGGCAACCATATACACAACATTTTGTGAACTCTTTTCCATATGTAACAAATATTCGATCAAAACAAAGAAACACAGCTAATTCTCCCTTCGAGAATACTATTACAGATCCCAAATTAGTCGAACAGAATTTAGAAATATGCTATCTGTTTATTGTACTAAATCCTCAAATAAATGCAAAACAACATAATAACCATATATTATCTGTATTGAATTACATTGAAAAAACCTTTAATCAAAATGCTCATGATAATGTCAATGATGCCATTGTAAAAATTCTACATGCCATATTTTCGGGTATAAACAACTGGACGAGGAATCTCTCCCTAATGGATGCCTTGTTCAAGAAGATTATTTGgacatatttcaataaaagtatGTCAAGTCCTTTCAGACAAAGGATCTTTAGTCTTTTATGTAAGATTGCTCTTAATGATAAACTTAATCAATTTCATGAACGTGACTCTTACATTATGTGGCTTGCTAACTTGCCTGATATATTGCTAGAAGAAGAGGTCACAGCACAAACAGTTGATATAATTCACAAGTTTGCTGTACGGAG
Coding sequences within:
- the LOC142976151 gene encoding testis-expressed protein 10 homolog, translating into MPQTGATRYQKFLKSEKSKTKLKSKKDLPKGTNVTKTNFKIKKIVIKEQLKKHGESEALSTRKLNVKELLSRLNHFNTHSRTDALNGLKELITSHPAVLEQNLGDLVHGITPLVLNIEKIVRHESLKVLHLVLSNAENGRIDPFFDIMCTYLRSAMTHIDGRIQEDSLLFLDTLLVCTPQKVAQDFHKIIPNFLDMISKLRVDSKPGRTLTVNLGSQITSVKWRVKVLHRLQDYLNQYVKYNNINDYKEQINDTTKIFDSSKLNHYSLFNPICIQQCQLSCFSSKNSQESAPLDEVEKFKEYVDTLMPLLFETWLEVCPNVNSEKNIETVVSEDAASLLKHTLEVISLIWNLIKHFNSKNPTSNILNIFSQKYRQPYTQHFVNSFPYVTNIRSKQRNTANSPFENTITDPKLVEQNLEICYLFIVLNPQINAKQHNNHILSVLNYIEKTFNQNAHDNVNDAIVKILHAIFSGINNWTRNLSLMDALFKKIIWTYFNKSMSSPFRQRIFSLLCKIALNDKLNQFHERDSYIMWLANLPDILLEEEVTAQTVDIIHKFAVRSNSTFNSVVRPKLLKIVANLPNIKISEIDSNSTGYYKLFSLLYYIKAWDTESLNVLEKQLLDGVYRSDYGSYIFDTLRLRTGGIL